A genomic stretch from candidate division WOR-3 bacterium includes:
- a CDS encoding anaerobic ribonucleoside-triphosphate reductase activating protein: MRILGFIPTSLVDWDGKITSVIFIGGCNFVCPFCHNSSIANDDPSLPQITWDELKPELERKLGWLDGVVVTGGEPLMHPEIFQLCADIKRLGLKVKLDTNGSFPYALKRAMALQLVDFVAMDIKAPLDERYSIASGRDLPNLAPLRRSIKLLLQSDKEVEFRITLVPGLVEKGDMAEIGSVLKGAKRVVLQQFVPENARSESYRKKSPYSRSDAEEMQKELSRFVSEVKLRGKFF; the protein is encoded by the coding sequence ATGCGCATTCTCGGCTTCATCCCAACATCACTCGTGGACTGGGATGGCAAAATCACCTCGGTGATTTTTATCGGCGGCTGTAACTTTGTCTGCCCTTTCTGTCATAACAGTTCCATCGCCAACGACGACCCAAGCCTGCCCCAGATTACCTGGGACGAACTTAAGCCCGAACTGGAGCGGAAACTGGGCTGGCTCGATGGGGTTGTCGTGACCGGTGGGGAACCGTTAATGCATCCCGAGATATTTCAGTTGTGTGCCGATATCAAGCGGCTGGGGTTAAAGGTGAAACTGGACACCAACGGCTCGTTCCCCTATGCCTTAAAACGGGCAATGGCGTTGCAACTGGTTGACTTTGTGGCGATGGACATCAAGGCGCCCCTTGACGAGCGTTATTCCATCGCGAGCGGTCGGGACCTGCCCAACCTGGCGCCGCTGCGCCGTTCCATCAAACTGCTGTTGCAATCGGACAAGGAGGTTGAGTTCCGGATTACGCTGGTGCCCGGTCTGGTTGAGAAGGGTGATATGGCGGAGATTGGTTCCGTTTTGAAGGGAGCAAAACGGGTGGTGTTGCAGCAGTTTGTACCCGAGAATGCCCGTTCTGAGAGTTATCGGAAGAAAAGTCCTTATTCTCGGTCTGATGCGGAGGAGATGCAAAAGGAGTTGAGCCGTTTTGTCAGCGAGGTCAAACTGCGGGGCAAGTTTTTCTGA
- a CDS encoding acyl-CoA dehydrogenase codes for MEYFLTESQKEIRDLARRFAVEKIKPVRAELDRTGEFPFALMKEMAELGLMGVYIPEEYGGFGGGIMEMCLVVEELSRIDGAVALCYAACGLGTFPILLAGTEEQKKKYLPRLAAGELAAFAITEAQAGSDASNVKTRARREGDYYVLNGTKQFITNGSVAKIYTVIASTDPGRGARGLSAFIVEDGTPGFTYGKIEDKMGIRCSKTAELVFQDCRVPAENLIGGREGMGFVHTMRTFDRTRPGVGAQALGIAQGALDEALEYAKTRIQFDQPIASFQAVQLMLADMAIQIEASRALVYEAARAADAGVKNIAGLAAMAKVMASDTAMRVTTDAVQILGGYGYMKDYPVEKMMRDAKITQIYEGTNQIQRLVIASELIKGTLW; via the coding sequence ATGGAGTACTTTTTAACCGAAAGTCAGAAAGAAATCCGGGACCTTGCCCGGCGTTTTGCGGTCGAGAAAATCAAGCCGGTGCGCGCCGAACTGGACCGCACCGGTGAATTCCCCTTCGCCCTGATGAAAGAGATGGCAGAACTGGGCTTGATGGGCGTGTACATTCCTGAAGAGTACGGCGGATTTGGCGGTGGCATAATGGAGATGTGCCTGGTCGTTGAGGAACTGTCGCGCATTGACGGCGCAGTTGCCCTCTGTTATGCCGCCTGTGGTCTTGGCACCTTTCCCATCCTGCTTGCCGGCACCGAAGAGCAGAAGAAAAAGTATTTGCCCCGACTTGCTGCCGGTGAACTGGCGGCATTTGCCATCACCGAAGCCCAGGCTGGCTCTGACGCCAGCAATGTGAAGACCCGGGCGCGGCGCGAAGGCGACTATTATGTCCTTAACGGCACCAAGCAGTTCATCACCAATGGCAGTGTTGCGAAGATTTATACCGTTATCGCTTCCACTGACCCGGGACGCGGGGCGCGCGGGCTTTCTGCCTTCATCGTCGAAGATGGCACACCGGGATTCACCTATGGCAAAATTGAAGACAAGATGGGCATCCGCTGCTCAAAAACCGCGGAACTGGTCTTCCAGGACTGCCGGGTGCCAGCCGAAAACCTTATCGGTGGCCGCGAAGGTATGGGTTTTGTCCACACGATGCGCACCTTTGACCGCACCCGGCCCGGAGTTGGTGCTCAGGCGCTTGGTATTGCGCAGGGTGCGCTTGACGAAGCCCTGGAGTACGCCAAAACCCGGATTCAGTTTGACCAGCCCATCGCCAGTTTCCAGGCGGTACAACTGATGCTCGCTGATATGGCGATTCAGATTGAAGCCTCGCGGGCACTGGTTTACGAAGCGGCGCGTGCCGCCGATGCCGGGGTCAAGAACATCGCCGGTCTCGCGGCAATGGCAAAGGTGATGGCATCAGACACTGCAATGCGCGTCACCACCGATGCGGTGCAAATTTTGGGCGGCTACGGCTATATGAAAGACTACCCAGTAGAGAAGATGATGCGCGACGCCAAAATCACCCAGATTTACGAAGGCACAAACCAGATTCAACGCCTGGTCATCGCCTCGGAGTTGATTAAAGGAACCCTCTGGTAA
- a CDS encoding type II/IV secretion system protein, translated as MADEQTPIEESGSALEQRYGVPFIDLTTFKLDSEVLQLFPEEFLRKNKLIPLFRSGNTLAVAMVDPGDIFTIDEVRRTTGMEVEPMVCREIDLYQALNQYYAAPEPTDIPDEPEVTSLDDLPEEESAAVAEQGLEPRKLEELASEAPVVRWVNQMIIRAVRERASDIHIEPTREGLRVRFRIDGILHPIVSPKKALQLAVVSRIKIMSRMNIAEKRVPQDGRYGAIVDGREIDFRVSTFPTTYGEKVVMRILDRMRLLSLDELGLVEESYETLREMIAKPHGVILITGPTGSGKSTTLYAILNEIRSGDKNIITIEDPVEYDIDDICQSQVNERAGYTYLVGLRHILRQDPDVIMIGEIRDAETAGVAIRAALTGQLVFSTIHTNDAPGTVTRLIDMGIEPFLVASGLEGVVAQRLVRRICPKCKVPYDPPAKMLEEFELPPGTKFYRGKGCEHCRNTGYRGRMGIFEVMKLNDRIRELVVTRPPTSAIRALAREYGMKTLWEDGMRKVLNGVTTIEEVMDEAEKVD; from the coding sequence ATGGCAGACGAGCAGACGCCAATTGAAGAGAGCGGTTCCGCACTGGAACAGCGCTACGGTGTACCATTTATTGATCTGACAACATTTAAACTTGATTCCGAGGTATTGCAACTTTTCCCGGAAGAGTTTTTGCGCAAGAATAAGTTAATCCCACTTTTCCGCTCGGGCAATACCCTGGCGGTGGCAATGGTTGACCCGGGCGACATTTTTACAATTGATGAGGTAAGGAGGACAACCGGTATGGAGGTTGAGCCGATGGTTTGCCGGGAGATTGACCTTTATCAGGCGCTAAACCAGTACTATGCGGCGCCAGAGCCAACCGATATCCCGGATGAGCCCGAGGTCACAAGCCTTGACGACCTGCCCGAAGAGGAGAGCGCCGCAGTTGCCGAGCAGGGCTTGGAGCCGCGCAAATTAGAGGAGCTGGCATCCGAAGCACCGGTGGTGCGATGGGTGAACCAGATGATTATCCGTGCGGTGCGAGAAAGGGCAAGTGACATTCATATTGAGCCAACCCGGGAAGGGTTGCGGGTCCGGTTCCGCATTGACGGTATTCTCCATCCGATTGTCTCACCGAAGAAGGCGCTGCAGTTAGCGGTTGTTTCCCGTATCAAGATTATGTCCCGGATGAACATTGCCGAGAAGCGGGTGCCGCAGGACGGACGTTACGGCGCAATCGTTGATGGCCGGGAGATTGACTTCCGTGTTTCCACATTCCCGACGACCTACGGCGAGAAGGTGGTGATGCGTATCCTCGACCGGATGCGCCTGCTGTCGCTGGACGAACTGGGTCTGGTGGAGGAGTCTTATGAGACCCTGCGGGAGATGATTGCTAAGCCGCACGGTGTTATTCTCATCACCGGGCCTACCGGTTCGGGTAAGTCGACAACGCTGTACGCAATTTTGAACGAGATTCGCTCCGGTGACAAAAATATCATCACGATTGAGGACCCGGTGGAGTACGACATTGACGACATCTGCCAGTCCCAGGTGAATGAACGGGCTGGTTATACATATCTGGTTGGGTTGCGCCATATCCTGCGTCAGGACCCGGATGTGATTATGATTGGTGAGATTCGTGACGCCGAAACCGCTGGAGTGGCGATTCGTGCCGCCCTTACCGGTCAGCTGGTTTTCTCAACGATTCACACGAATGACGCACCAGGTACCGTAACCCGTTTGATTGATATGGGTATTGAGCCGTTTCTGGTTGCCTCGGGTCTGGAAGGTGTTGTTGCCCAGCGACTGGTACGCCGGATTTGCCCGAAGTGCAAGGTTCCCTATGACCCACCGGCGAAAATGCTGGAGGAGTTTGAACTGCCACCGGGCACGAAGTTTTACAGGGGTAAGGGCTGCGAGCACTGCCGGAACACCGGTTACCGGGGCCGGATGGGAATATTTGAGGTTATGAAGTTGAATGACCGAATACGAGAACTGGTTGTTACCCGACCGCCAACATCGGCGATTCGGGCGCTGGCGCGGGAGTACGGGATGAAGACATTGTGGGAGGACGGTATGCGTAAGGTCCTCAACGGTGTAACAACAATTGAAGAAGTGATGGACGAGGCGGAAAAGGTCGATTAA
- a CDS encoding low molecular weight protein arginine phosphatase — translation MGKEKDIARALQKGGVFAPLFGTTCILSTDKETIVRLLGSAYQLVHPEKLPSSDLKSSGLLNLPVVLITEKGGPGWTIAPAGLPEAVVGLVDQKVWFGIPDQEENLEELLEMAGNWIKMRLSKDMAIGIGPTVLDITSSPPVVLRKGAAGVFQLERILGAPVLLSPGVILSVLVVCTGNSCRSPLAAAFLSQTCTGMPVVVSSAGIAAPVGNPPTQFAIAVGKEMGVDITSHRARQLDKKMVEIADLILVMEQTQRQFILEQVPEAADKVRLLAGYPEKEQEIADPIGRSIEFYRQVALQLKSGALRVAADLKNRWKTEPHPDN, via the coding sequence ATGGGTAAGGAAAAGGATATCGCCCGGGCACTGCAAAAGGGCGGGGTTTTCGCACCGCTGTTCGGCACAACCTGTATATTGAGCACCGATAAAGAAACGATTGTCCGCCTGCTCGGCAGTGCCTATCAACTGGTGCACCCCGAAAAATTACCTTCATCAGATTTGAAATCGTCCGGACTTCTAAACCTGCCGGTGGTTTTGATTACCGAAAAAGGCGGACCCGGCTGGACCATCGCGCCCGCAGGACTGCCAGAAGCGGTTGTTGGTCTTGTTGACCAGAAGGTCTGGTTTGGCATCCCGGACCAGGAGGAAAATCTTGAAGAACTTCTGGAAATGGCGGGCAACTGGATAAAGATGCGACTTAGTAAGGATATGGCTATCGGCATTGGACCCACAGTACTTGACATTACCAGTTCGCCGCCGGTTGTTCTGCGTAAAGGCGCTGCCGGCGTATTTCAATTGGAGCGGATTCTGGGTGCACCGGTTTTACTTAGTCCCGGGGTGATACTTTCTGTACTTGTTGTCTGCACCGGCAACTCCTGCCGGAGTCCGCTCGCCGCGGCATTTCTGTCCCAGACCTGCACCGGTATGCCGGTTGTGGTCAGTTCTGCCGGAATTGCGGCACCGGTTGGCAATCCACCAACCCAGTTCGCGATTGCTGTGGGAAAGGAAATGGGTGTTGACATCACCAGCCATCGGGCGCGGCAACTGGACAAAAAGATGGTTGAAATAGCGGACCTGATTCTGGTAATGGAACAAACTCAGCGCCAGTTTATTCTTGAACAGGTGCCTGAGGCGGCAGACAAAGTCCGGCTTCTTGCCGGCTATCCAGAAAAGGAACAGGAGATTGCCGACCCGATTGGTCGTTCAATAGAATTTTACCGACAGGTCGCACTGCAACTCAAATCGGGCGCGCTCCGGGTTGCCGCGGACCTCAAAAACCGCTGGAAAACGGAGCCGCACCCTGACAATTAA
- the purD gene encoding phosphoribosylamine--glycine ligase: MKVFVVGSGGREHALVWAFSRAGHEVFCAPGNAGISRLAQCTEIDPLNIKSLAQFARKQKIDLTVVGPEAPLVAGLVDEFEKSGLKVFGPNKTAAQLEGDKAFTKNLLAKYNIPTARFAVFDEFDRAENYLLNQRFPIVVKATGLAAGKGVVVAGSREEAIATLNSFMKEGRLGEAGKQVVIEEFLEGEEASIIALCDGKHLHFLVPSQDHKRLLDGDAGPNTGGMGAYAPVPAVTKEIFLRAVREIFYPLLKGLEKEGIEYRGAIYAGLMLTPEGPKVLEFNCRFGDPETQVIVPLFEGDLAELCLKCALGNLEEQTTPEWGKRWALCVVAASQGYPGKYEKDLPISGKLEDGEQTIVFHAGTKTVDDRIVTNGGRVLAVTGLGSTLSEARDRAYYGLGLIHFSGMHYRRDIGEKGLKHLARTVSSP; the protein is encoded by the coding sequence ATGAAGGTTTTTGTCGTTGGTAGCGGTGGTCGCGAGCATGCCCTGGTCTGGGCATTTTCCCGCGCCGGTCATGAGGTTTTCTGCGCACCCGGCAATGCGGGTATTTCCCGGCTGGCACAGTGCACCGAGATTGACCCGCTAAACATCAAAAGCCTTGCTCAATTTGCCCGCAAGCAGAAGATTGACCTGACCGTGGTTGGACCTGAGGCGCCGCTTGTTGCCGGTCTGGTTGATGAGTTCGAAAAGAGTGGATTAAAGGTGTTTGGACCGAACAAGACCGCTGCCCAACTTGAAGGCGACAAGGCGTTTACCAAAAACCTCCTTGCCAAATACAACATCCCAACCGCCCGGTTTGCGGTGTTTGACGAGTTTGACCGGGCAGAGAACTATCTCCTGAACCAGCGGTTTCCGATTGTTGTGAAAGCCACCGGTCTGGCAGCGGGCAAAGGCGTGGTTGTTGCCGGTAGTAGAGAAGAGGCGATTGCCACCCTCAACAGTTTTATGAAAGAAGGAAGACTGGGTGAGGCGGGCAAACAGGTGGTGATTGAGGAGTTTCTTGAAGGTGAAGAGGCGTCAATCATCGCCCTGTGCGATGGCAAACACCTCCACTTCCTTGTACCGTCGCAGGACCACAAGCGGCTTCTGGATGGCGATGCTGGACCGAACACCGGTGGTATGGGTGCCTATGCACCGGTACCAGCGGTAACTAAAGAAATTTTCCTGCGGGCGGTGCGCGAAATATTTTATCCGTTACTCAAAGGTCTGGAAAAGGAAGGAATTGAGTACCGGGGCGCAATCTATGCCGGATTGATGCTCACCCCAGAGGGACCAAAGGTCCTTGAGTTCAACTGCCGGTTTGGCGACCCAGAAACCCAGGTTATTGTTCCCCTTTTTGAAGGCGACCTTGCCGAACTGTGTCTGAAATGCGCACTTGGAAATTTGGAAGAGCAGACAACTCCGGAATGGGGCAAGCGCTGGGCTTTGTGCGTTGTTGCCGCGTCTCAGGGCTATCCGGGCAAATACGAAAAGGATTTGCCCATCTCGGGCAAACTGGAAGATGGCGAACAGACCATCGTTTTCCATGCCGGGACAAAAACGGTGGACGACCGGATTGTCACCAACGGTGGTAGAGTTCTGGCGGTTACCGGCTTGGGTTCTACCTTGTCGGAAGCGCGGGACCGGGCATATTACGGACTTGGACTTATCCACTTTTCGGGAATGCATTACCGCCGGGACATCGGTGAAAAAGGGTTAAAACATCTCGCCCGCACAGTTAGCAGCCCTTAA
- the lipB gene encoding lipoyl(octanoyl) transferase LipB, producing the protein MGCPLLMQLGTVDYGSALELQYELHSLRRNNTIDDTLLLLEHPPVITFGRRANRKNLLVSEEELALRGIKVYQIERGGDITYHGPGQLIGYPIFHLRTGLLGIRRFVEMVEQALILALKNLGVDAGVKPKQIGVWVQDKKIASLGIAVKEHITLHGFALNVKGELAGFQLINPCGLNPSVMTTIERCGGENAMPLVRAAVIAGFEQIFGIEFQKNLPRSLTSLTKRLNSFCISSASDRE; encoded by the coding sequence ATGGGTTGCCCGCTTTTGATGCAACTGGGCACCGTTGACTACGGTTCAGCCCTTGAACTCCAGTACGAACTGCACTCTCTCCGGCGCAACAACACAATTGATGACACCCTTCTCCTGCTTGAACATCCGCCGGTCATCACCTTTGGCCGCCGGGCAAACCGAAAAAACCTGCTCGTCTCAGAAGAGGAACTTGCGCTCCGGGGTATAAAAGTTTATCAGATTGAACGGGGCGGTGACATCACTTATCACGGTCCAGGACAACTAATCGGCTACCCGATTTTTCACCTGCGCACCGGGCTCCTCGGTATCCGGCGGTTTGTCGAAATGGTGGAACAGGCGTTAATTCTTGCTCTGAAAAACCTTGGAGTTGACGCCGGTGTAAAACCGAAACAGATTGGGGTCTGGGTTCAGGACAAGAAAATCGCCTCGCTGGGCATCGCGGTAAAAGAACACATCACCCTCCACGGCTTTGCCCTCAATGTCAAGGGTGAACTCGCCGGCTTTCAACTCATCAACCCTTGTGGGTTAAATCCGTCGGTAATGACGACAATTGAACGCTGCGGCGGGGAAAACGCGATGCCTCTTGTCCGCGCGGCGGTCATCGCCGGATTTGAACAGATTTTCGGGATTGAATTTCAGAAAAACTTGCCCCGCAGTTTGACCTCGCTGACAAAACGGCTCAACTCCTTTTGCATCTCCTCCGCATCAGACCGAGAATAA
- the lpdA gene encoding dihydrolipoyl dehydrogenase, whose amino-acid sequence MESRFDAVLIGAGPAGYVGAIRLAQLGKKVAVVEEARVGGVCLNRGCIPVKSLLHAAAVVRNAQEARVMGITFQPPELDPVSLNSWKARIIDRLARGIEFLFKANGVELFRGKARIVAPDQVVVQGGETETRLSAPYIIIATGSEPAILPGLEPNHKNVIDSNSALNLVQLPLTIVIVGAGAIGLEFATIFRRLGAKVTVLEVCDSILPGIDRDLTTLLQRQMEREGIQFHTGVKGLSCPVPAENARVCAQAPEPLEWQADKVLIAVGRTARTAELGIENLGIKVDQRGFIVTNGQYETNIKGVYAIGDVRGGPLLAHKAMYEGFNLAEALALGKKPVPGEKKPIPAVVYTDPEIATVGLTETMAQEQGLKVKVARVPVNAIGRSLTLSRSEGMCKLVMDEKTGKILGGGVVAAQADVLIAEITAAVELGLTAEQLGKPVHPHPTMSELVFETAHALLGSAIHIVNR is encoded by the coding sequence ATGGAAAGCCGATTTGATGCGGTGCTGATTGGTGCCGGTCCTGCCGGCTATGTCGGCGCAATCCGCCTTGCCCAGTTAGGCAAAAAGGTTGCGGTGGTTGAAGAAGCCCGGGTCGGCGGTGTCTGCTTAAATCGGGGCTGTATTCCGGTAAAGTCCCTTCTTCACGCCGCAGCGGTGGTCCGTAACGCCCAGGAAGCCCGGGTGATGGGCATCACATTCCAGCCACCCGAACTTGACCCGGTTAGTCTCAACTCCTGGAAGGCGCGCATCATCGACCGTTTGGCACGGGGCATTGAATTCCTGTTCAAAGCCAACGGTGTGGAACTGTTCCGGGGCAAAGCCCGAATTGTTGCACCGGACCAGGTTGTTGTTCAGGGCGGTGAGACTGAAACGCGCCTTTCTGCCCCTTACATCATCATCGCCACCGGCTCAGAACCCGCAATATTACCTGGATTAGAACCGAACCATAAAAATGTCATCGACTCCAACAGCGCCCTGAATTTGGTCCAGTTGCCCCTAACAATCGTCATCGTCGGTGCCGGCGCGATTGGTCTGGAGTTCGCAACCATCTTCCGGCGCCTCGGTGCTAAAGTCACGGTTCTTGAGGTGTGCGACTCAATTTTGCCCGGGATTGACCGCGACCTTACCACCCTTCTCCAGCGTCAGATGGAACGGGAAGGGATTCAGTTTCACACCGGGGTCAAAGGCTTATCCTGTCCAGTTCCCGCGGAAAACGCCCGGGTTTGTGCCCAGGCACCTGAACCTCTTGAATGGCAGGCGGACAAGGTGCTGATTGCGGTGGGCAGAACAGCCCGAACCGCAGAACTGGGCATTGAAAATCTCGGAATAAAGGTTGACCAGCGCGGCTTTATTGTCACCAACGGGCAGTACGAAACGAACATCAAAGGGGTTTATGCGATTGGTGATGTCCGGGGCGGACCGCTTCTTGCCCATAAGGCGATGTACGAAGGTTTCAACCTTGCCGAAGCGCTTGCCCTGGGCAAAAAGCCGGTTCCCGGCGAAAAAAAGCCCATCCCCGCGGTTGTTTACACCGACCCGGAGATTGCCACGGTGGGACTGACCGAAACTATGGCTCAAGAACAGGGGTTGAAGGTAAAAGTCGCCCGGGTACCGGTCAACGCCATTGGCAGGTCCTTGACCTTAAGCCGCTCCGAAGGGATGTGTAAACTCGTGATGGACGAAAAAACCGGGAAAATTCTGGGCGGCGGTGTTGTTGCTGCACAAGCGGATGTCCTCATCGCCGAAATCACCGCCGCGGTTGAACTGGGCTTAACCGCGGAACAGTTAGGCAAACCGGTTCATCCCCATCCAACAATGAGCGAACTGGTGTTTGAAACCGCCCATGCCCTGCTCGGCAGCGCCATTCACATCGTCAACCGGTAA